A region of Vigna radiata var. radiata cultivar VC1973A chromosome 10, Vradiata_ver6, whole genome shotgun sequence DNA encodes the following proteins:
- the LOC106775833 gene encoding protein STICHEL-like 3: MTRAVRSRVLKDANGDISDHLRNHIHLTNCIHLKNHMHKNSPILADRSIMRDLVVLQRSRSLRDPSASPPSWHSPSVVDMLFKRVENDAASQGGRRSVGVERRKEGRRLSGTSPPLVSIASSRVAPGEIGRGTDGITAPSERSSRSGVGDGRRVGREESGRRNEKPDFLDVNQEDPLNQAGKSLAEDVISRHSESKDRKSKQRGKNVRDSQVKTLSEQLNDVPLDCDDLASTNIHFRGRFPRQEKIIEEADSRVRSSGSGMNRGKRRKFRSARRTRVATTSREIGAENELSVASNSIAQASAHQKYHLEGADEFADDNVTRAPKNGCGIPWNWSRIHHRGKTFLDMAGRSLSCGLSDTRLKKGTFADNGRHISEMPVASEHSSSYTKSDAEALPLLVEASVSHASTENACWDHDYSGELGLFGDNLFKRDIDSDLASEARSGDQRKLRGNRHSRHQSLTQKYMPRTFRDMVGQNLVAQALSNAVMRRKVGLLYVFYGPHGTGKTSCARIFARALNCNSSEHPKPCGFCNYCIAHDMGKSRNIKEVGPVSNFDFESIMDLLDNMIVSQLPSHYRVFIFDDCDTLSTDCWNAISKVIDRAPRRVVFILVSSSLDVLPHIIISRCQKFFFPKLKDADIIHTLQWIATKEGLEIEKDALKLIASRSDGSMRDAEMTVEQLSLLGQRISVPLVQELVGLISDEKLVDLLDLALSADTVNTVKNLRVIMETGVEPLALMSQLATVITDILAGTYDFAKERRRRKFFRRQPLSKEDMEKLRQALKTLSEAEKQLRMSNDKLTWLTAALLQLAPDQQYVLPTSSDNSFNHSPFTLKDADAREAARPSGNPVDIPNKTRRLSMDARIENFHAGSSADGLTRGLGSEKKRHSVSGFTPQHTHFPATDKIKINERQILGKGRKEIGEIWLEVLERIQVPGLKEFLFKEGKLISVSFGAAPTVQLMFSSHLTKSTAEKFTGQILQAFESVLGSSITIEIRCESGKDAGSAVQQPATNDILSQIRDFNGVGSQAHPTLTDSVEKRRGEIVEEASSQVEHKTNEQQVDGHGTSYRKLEGKSIGQTSVSQNKAIVKSELDQKKLMEQNQSRSLVRSKVSLAHVIQQAEGQRSGWSKRKAVSIAEKLEQENLRLEPRSRSLLCWKASRATRRKLSRLKIRSRKPRALLNLVSCGKCLSTKSPR; this comes from the exons ATGACTAGGGCTGTCCGTAGTAGGGTGCTTAAAGATGCCAATGGTGATATTAGTGATCATCTTCGCAACCACATCCATTTGACAAATTGCATTCATCTGAAGAACCATATGCACAAGAACAGCCCCATTCTGGCTGACAGGTCAATCATGAGAGACCTTGTTGTGCTTCAGAGATCGCGGTCTCTTCGAGACCCTTCTGCAAGTCCTCCATCATGGCACTCGCCTTCTGTGGTTGACATGCTTTTCAAAAGAGTTGAAAATGATGCGGCGTCTCAAGGGGGGAGAAGGTCTGTAGGTGTTGAGAGAAGGAAGGAAGGGAGAAGATTATCTGGAACTTCACCACCCTTGGTGAGTATAGCTTCATCAAGAGTTGCCCCAGGTGAGATTGGTAGGGGTACTGATGGGATAACGGCACCTAGTGAACGTAGCAGCAGGAGTGGAGTGGGAGATGGCAGGAGGGTTGGGAGAGAGGAATCTGGTAGGAGGAATGAAAAGCCTGACTTTTTGGATGTTAATCAAGAGGACCCTCTCAATCAAGCTGGGAAAAGTTTGGCTGAAGATGTTATTTCCAGGCATTCCGAGTCTAAAGATAGAAAGAGCAAACAGAGGGGCAAGAATGTTCGAGATTCTCAAGTGAAGACTCTTTCTGAGCAGCTGAATGATGTTCCTTTGGATTGTGATGATCTAGCATCAACAAATATTCATTTTCGTGGAAGGTTTCCTAGACAGGAGAAAATTATCGAGGAGGCAGATTCCCGGGTGCGCAGTAGTGGCAGTGGAATGAATAGGGGGAAAAGGCGTAAGTTTCGAAGTGCTCGAAGAACTCGTGTTGCCACAACATCAAGAGAAATTGGAGCTGAGAATGAACTTTCTGTGGCTTCCAACTCAATAGCTCAGGCTTCAGCCCACCAGAAATATCACTTGGAGGGGGCTGATGAGTTTGCAGATGATAATGTTACTAGGGCTCCGAAAAATGGGTGTGGCATTCCATGGAATTGGTCCAGAATTCATCACAGGGGTAAAACATTCCTTGACATGGCTGGAAGAAGTTTGTCTTGTGGTTTATCAGACACTAGGTTGAAGAAAGGGACATTTGCTGACAATGGAAGACATATTTCTGAGATGCCTGTGGCATCTGAGCATTCGAGCTCATATACGAAGTCTGATGCAGAGGCACTGCCCTTGCTAGTTGAGGCATCTGTGTCTCACGCAAGCACTGAAAATGCTTGTTGGGATCATGACTATTCTGGGGAACTAGGTCTTTTTGGTGATAACTTATTCAAGCGTGATATTGATTCTGATCTCGCATCCGAAGCTAGATCTGGTGATCAGCGTAAGTTGAGAGGGAATCGCCACAGTCGACACCAAAGTTTAACACAAAAGTACATGCCTCGAACCTTTAGAGATATGGTTGGGCAAAATTTAGTGGCACAAGCTCTTTCTAATGCAGTAATGAGGAGAAAAGTTGGATTGTTGTACGTGTTCTATGGTCCCCATGGCACTGGAAAAACTTCTTGTGCACGCATATTTGCAAGAGCTCTGAATTGTAATTCTTCAGAACACCCAAAACCTTGTGGATTTTGCAATTATTGCATAGCGCATGATATGGGCAAGAGTAGAAATATAAAGGAAGTAGGTCCAGTTAGCAATTTTGACTTTGAGAGCATCATGGACCTACTGGACAATATGATTGTTTCTCAGCTTCCATCACATTACAGAGTGTTTATTTTTGATGACTGTGATACTCTGTCGACGGATTGTTGGAATGCTATATCGAAGGTCATTGACCGAGCACCTAGACGTGTCGTTTTTATCCTTGTCAGTTCTAGTCTTGATGTCTTGCCTCATATAATAATATCCAGGTGTCAAAAATTCTTTTTCCCAAAGCTGAAGGATGCGGATATTATACATACTCTGCAGTGGATTGCAACCAAAGAAGGTCTAGAAATTGAGAAGGATGCCCTGAAACTGATTGCATCAAGGTCGGATGGATCTATGAGAGATGCTGAGATGACCGTTGAACAACTTAGTTTACTTGGACAGAGAATATCCGTTCCCCTTGTTCAGGAATTG GTAGGGCTAATCTCTGATGAGAAATTGGTGGATCTGCTTGATTTGGCATTATCTGCAGACACAGTTAACACCGTGAAGAATTTAAGAGTGATAATGGAAACCGGTGTGGAGCCATTGGCTTTAATGTCACAACTTGCTACAGTAATTACAGATATACTTGCTGGGACCTATGATTTCGCAAAAGAAAGGCGAAGAAGGAAGTTCTTCCGTCGACAACCAT TGTCCAAAGAAGACATGGAAAAGCTGCGCCAAGCTCTGAAAACTTTATCTGAGGCTGAGAAGCAACTGAGGATGTCCAATGACAAGCTAACATGGCTGACAGCTGCTTTACTTCAGCTTGCTCCGGACCAGCAATATGTGTTACCAACATCATCTGATAATAGTTTTAACCATAGTCCGTTCACTCTAAAAGATGCAGATGCGAGAGAAGCTGCTAGACCGAGTGGTAATCCTGTTGACATTCCTAACAAAACTAGACGACTATCAATGGATGCTAGAATTGAAAATTTCCATGCTGGAAGCTCAGCAGATGGTCTGACAAGGGGTCTTGGTTCTGAGAAAAAGCGACACAGTGTGTCTGGTTTTACTCCTCAACATACACATTTCCCAGCCACTGATAAGATTAAGATAAATGAGAGGCAAATTTTGGGTAAAGGCCGGAAAGAAATTGGAGAGATATGGTTAGAGGTGCTTGAGAGAATACAAGTTCCTGGTCTGAAAGAGTTTCTGTTTAAAGAAGGCAAGCTGATCTCTGTTAGTTTTGGGGCAG CTCCAACTGTGCAGCTAATGTTTAGTTCTCATTTGACCAAATCTACTGCCGAGAAGTTCACAGGCCAAATCTTACAAGCATTTGAATCTGTCCTTGGATCTTCTATAACAATAGAAATTAGATGTGAGTCAGGCAAAGATGCTGGATCTGCTGTTCAACAGCCTGCTACTAATGATATTCTGTCTCAGATAAGAGACTTTAATGGTGTTGGTTCTCAAGCTCATCCAACATTAACTGATTCTGTTGAAAAAAGAAGGGGTGAAATTGTAGAAGAAGCATCTTCTCAAGTGGAGCACAAGACTAATGAGCAGCAGGTAGATGGTCATGGAACGTCTTACAGAAAATTAGAAGGTAAAAGTATAGGACAGACATCAGTTTCCCAAAACAAGGCAATCGTTAAGTCAGAGTTAGACCAAAAAAAGCTTATGGAGCAAAATCAAAGTCGAAGTCTTGTAAGAAGCAAAGTATCTCTTGCTCATGTAATCCAGCAAGCAGAAGGCCAGAGAAGTGGGTGGTCAAAACGTAAAGCAGTTTCTATTGCTGAGAAGCTTGAACAAGAGAATTT GAGACTGGAACCAAGATCAAGAAGCTTGCTATGCTGGAAAGCATCAAGAGCAACTCGGCGAAAG CTGTCACGGTTGAAAATTCGTAGCCGAAAACCACGTGCACTGCTGAATCTGGTCTCGTGTGGGAAATGTCTGTCTACAAAATCTCCGAGGTAG